A stretch of Myceligenerans xiligouense DNA encodes these proteins:
- a CDS encoding nitroreductase/quinone reductase family protein, producing MDFNQQIIDTFRANGGEVNEPMRFGKSLVLVHVPKKDGGERVAPLAAIPEGDAWHVVGSAGGSPKHPAWVYGLRRAEEVEIEVPGDPVRTLTAKVFELADEERDSMWERFKAFSSGFAEYEKTAEGRVFPIFRLAP from the coding sequence ATGGATTTCAACCAGCAGATCATCGACACGTTCCGTGCCAACGGGGGCGAGGTCAACGAGCCGATGCGGTTCGGCAAGTCACTCGTGCTCGTGCACGTGCCGAAGAAGGACGGGGGTGAGCGCGTCGCGCCGCTCGCGGCGATCCCGGAGGGTGACGCCTGGCATGTCGTGGGCTCGGCCGGCGGTTCGCCGAAGCACCCGGCGTGGGTCTACGGGCTGCGCCGGGCCGAAGAGGTCGAGATCGAGGTTCCCGGGGACCCGGTCCGGACCCTCACCGCCAAGGTCTTCGAGCTGGCCGACGAGGAACGCGACTCGATGTGGGAACGCTTCAAGGCGTTCTCCAGCGGTTTCGCCGAGTACGAGAAGACCGCTGAGGGCCGCGTCTTCCCCATCTTCCGTCTCGCTCCCTGA
- a CDS encoding LamG-like jellyroll fold domain-containing protein has product MRTISHRSPQRLAAALAAALALAAGLTAGATVASADDTEETVPYLHYTMEGVADGTVPDVSGNGLDGTLAGEASVIGTGDGGSALDLAGGSGGGHVAIPRGALDGATDLTVSARVRWDGAGGAWQRVFDLGSSTERYLFSTPSNDGGDLRTAVTAGGAGGESQVTGYGPLRAGEWVTLTTTLDTANGRVTTYLNGVAVASAPTAVPAGELLDAGAERAGWIGRSFYPDPLLDGAVADFRIYRSALGADEVAALVDEVPTAVGPVEDTSALRTLVGGAPDLPEAVRATFTDGYDRDVPVTWDEVDPEQYAEPGTYTVRGRAAGAAVTAEVTVTRGELRVDLGTDTGAFHGGASGTLYGLYGPGLPSDNLIEGMNLRTVSTKAQDGPQHPGADALEVVRPLADATDGDVYIYMTDIHRGFPYQWPGETPQEKIDTFIGKMAVQVDQVLTLPEEYQDNVVFVPFNEPEGNMFGTGEWSYDGTSWLDDAGDYFAAWDRAYRTITERMPDARIAGPNTSILYTQVKGFLEHTVEAGTVPHVMTWHELSHPQKIRDSVATYREWEADVFAGTPHEGTELPININEYAFNYHTSVPGQMIQWVSAIEDAKVDADIAYWNIDGNLSDSAVEANRGNGQWWLLNAYGQMTGHTVEVTPPFPGQNYTLQGVATLDEDRAVARTILGGADGAAPVDLVNVPRDVFGDEVRAFVREIPWTGQLGDSAQPRHLAELTLPVSGGGTVSVEFDGETLPLLRESSAYEIVVTPAGAGTSSSATPTLWEGSYEAEDAAHSGTGYTRNGPEGSPADVAKFYTSGGYDVGGLRTGSDVVLDFEVDVPRDGTYDLSVFANSLNTHDLVAEQGPTNVFVRVDGAAEQELHLPLGYKWVVWDHADTTVDLTAGTHTISLAARSLDGSGATRGDAIVDRITLALPNPDAATSVYEAELADHDGRALYDPDEISRAAGRSGPVSGSGVVELDAGERATFWVYSAVDGEATLGVDVLAGRGAVAVNGHQVLSLARTEAAAVHLRGGVNKVTVTGRARGLVLDRITVGPGEGLLDVTEHQAEDAVLAGGVAIEERSLAHGGAAVSGIGGEPGNGNTLRFDVSVPSDGTYAMVVRYSNPEQSEASHYNPDPLARRADVSVNAGPVQEVLFPHTFHANAFAELTVQVELVAGDNTVEFASSESPNFDGETFASETWPGILLRSSQAPVVDQIRLSPLSRPVPPPAT; this is encoded by the coding sequence ATGAGAACCATCTCGCACCGCTCCCCGCAGCGCCTGGCCGCCGCCCTCGCGGCTGCCCTGGCCCTCGCCGCGGGACTGACGGCCGGCGCCACCGTGGCGTCGGCGGACGACACGGAGGAGACAGTGCCCTACCTGCACTACACGATGGAGGGCGTCGCGGACGGTACCGTCCCCGACGTCTCCGGCAACGGCCTGGACGGCACGCTCGCGGGCGAGGCGTCGGTGATCGGGACCGGCGACGGCGGGTCCGCGCTGGACCTGGCCGGCGGGTCCGGCGGGGGCCACGTGGCGATCCCCCGCGGCGCCCTCGACGGGGCGACGGACCTGACGGTGTCGGCGCGCGTGCGCTGGGACGGGGCGGGCGGGGCGTGGCAGCGCGTCTTCGACCTCGGCTCGTCGACGGAGCGCTACCTGTTCAGCACGCCGTCGAACGACGGGGGCGACCTGCGCACCGCCGTCACGGCCGGCGGTGCGGGCGGTGAGTCCCAGGTGACCGGTTACGGCCCGCTGCGCGCGGGCGAGTGGGTCACGCTCACCACGACGCTCGACACCGCGAACGGCCGCGTCACCACCTACCTGAACGGCGTGGCGGTGGCCTCGGCGCCGACGGCCGTCCCGGCGGGCGAGCTGCTCGACGCCGGCGCCGAGCGGGCCGGCTGGATCGGGCGCTCGTTCTACCCGGACCCGCTGCTGGACGGCGCCGTCGCCGACTTCCGGATCTACCGCAGCGCGCTGGGCGCCGACGAGGTCGCGGCGCTCGTGGACGAGGTGCCCACCGCCGTCGGGCCCGTCGAGGACACCTCCGCGCTGCGGACGCTCGTGGGCGGGGCGCCCGACCTGCCCGAGGCGGTGCGCGCCACGTTCACCGACGGCTACGACCGGGACGTGCCGGTCACGTGGGACGAGGTCGACCCGGAGCAGTACGCGGAGCCCGGCACCTACACGGTGCGGGGCCGGGCGGCGGGAGCGGCCGTCACGGCGGAGGTCACCGTGACGCGCGGCGAGCTGCGCGTGGACCTCGGCACGGACACCGGCGCGTTCCACGGGGGCGCCTCGGGCACGCTGTATGGCCTGTACGGGCCGGGGCTGCCGTCGGACAACCTCATCGAGGGCATGAACCTGCGCACGGTCTCCACCAAGGCGCAGGACGGCCCGCAGCATCCGGGCGCCGACGCGCTGGAGGTCGTACGACCGCTCGCGGACGCCACCGACGGCGACGTGTACATCTACATGACGGACATCCACCGCGGCTTCCCCTACCAGTGGCCTGGTGAGACGCCGCAGGAGAAGATCGACACCTTCATCGGCAAGATGGCCGTCCAGGTGGACCAGGTGCTCACCCTTCCGGAGGAGTACCAGGACAACGTCGTGTTCGTGCCGTTCAACGAACCCGAGGGCAACATGTTCGGCACCGGTGAGTGGTCGTACGACGGCACGAGCTGGCTCGACGACGCAGGCGACTACTTCGCCGCCTGGGACCGGGCGTACCGGACGATCACGGAGCGGATGCCGGACGCCCGCATCGCGGGCCCGAACACGAGCATCCTGTACACCCAGGTCAAGGGCTTCCTGGAGCACACCGTCGAGGCCGGGACCGTGCCGCACGTCATGACGTGGCACGAGCTGTCGCACCCGCAGAAGATCCGTGACTCGGTGGCGACCTACCGCGAGTGGGAGGCCGACGTGTTCGCCGGCACCCCGCACGAGGGCACCGAGCTCCCGATCAACATCAACGAGTACGCGTTCAATTACCACACGTCGGTGCCCGGCCAGATGATCCAGTGGGTCTCCGCGATCGAGGACGCCAAGGTCGACGCGGACATCGCCTACTGGAACATCGACGGCAACCTGTCGGACTCCGCCGTCGAGGCCAACCGCGGCAACGGGCAGTGGTGGCTGCTCAACGCGTACGGCCAGATGACGGGGCACACCGTGGAGGTGACGCCCCCGTTCCCGGGCCAGAACTACACGCTCCAGGGTGTCGCGACGCTCGACGAGGACCGCGCCGTGGCCCGCACGATCCTGGGCGGGGCCGACGGCGCCGCTCCGGTCGACCTGGTGAACGTCCCGCGGGACGTGTTCGGCGACGAGGTGCGAGCCTTCGTCCGGGAGATCCCGTGGACCGGCCAGCTCGGTGACTCGGCGCAGCCGCGGCACCTGGCGGAGCTCACGCTGCCCGTGTCCGGCGGCGGCACCGTGTCGGTCGAGTTCGACGGCGAGACGCTGCCGCTGCTGCGGGAGTCCTCGGCGTACGAGATCGTGGTGACCCCGGCGGGCGCCGGCACGTCGTCGAGCGCGACGCCGACGCTCTGGGAGGGCAGCTACGAGGCCGAGGACGCCGCGCACTCCGGTACCGGGTACACCAGGAACGGGCCCGAGGGGTCGCCGGCCGACGTCGCGAAGTTCTACACGTCCGGCGGGTACGACGTGGGCGGGCTGCGCACCGGGTCCGACGTCGTCCTCGACTTCGAGGTCGACGTGCCCCGCGACGGCACGTACGACCTGTCGGTCTTCGCCAACAGCCTGAACACCCACGACCTCGTGGCCGAGCAGGGTCCGACCAACGTGTTCGTGCGGGTAGACGGCGCGGCCGAGCAGGAACTGCACCTCCCGCTCGGGTACAAGTGGGTGGTCTGGGACCATGCCGACACGACCGTGGACCTCACCGCGGGCACCCACACCATCTCGCTGGCGGCGCGGAGCCTCGACGGGTCCGGGGCGACCAGGGGTGACGCGATCGTCGACCGGATCACGCTGGCGCTGCCCAACCCGGACGCGGCGACGTCGGTCTACGAGGCGGAGCTGGCGGACCACGACGGACGGGCCCTCTACGACCCTGACGAGATCAGCCGGGCGGCGGGGCGGTCCGGGCCCGTGTCCGGGTCCGGCGTGGTCGAGCTCGACGCGGGCGAGAGGGCGACGTTCTGGGTGTACAGCGCCGTGGACGGCGAGGCGACGCTCGGCGTGGACGTGCTCGCCGGGCGGGGCGCGGTGGCCGTGAACGGTCACCAGGTCCTGTCCCTGGCGCGGACCGAGGCCGCGGCCGTGCACCTGCGCGGCGGCGTCAACAAGGTCACCGTCACCGGCCGGGCCCGCGGGCTCGTGCTCGACCGGATCACGGTGGGCCCGGGCGAAGGGCTGCTCGACGTCACCGAGCACCAGGCGGAGGACGCCGTGCTCGCGGGTGGCGTGGCGATCGAGGAGCGGTCCCTGGCCCACGGCGGGGCCGCCGTGTCGGGGATCGGCGGCGAGCCCGGCAACGGGAACACGCTGCGGTTCGACGTCTCGGTTCCCAGCGACGGGACGTACGCCATGGTGGTGCGCTACTCCAACCCGGAGCAGTCCGAGGCGTCGCACTACAACCCGGACCCGCTCGCGCGCCGGGCGGACGTCTCGGTGAACGCGGGGCCGGTCCAGGAGGTGCTGTTCCCGCACACGTTCCACGCGAACGCGTTCGCGGAGCTCACGGTCCAGGTGGAGCTCGTGGCCGGCGACAACACGGTGGAGTTCGCGTCGTCGGAGTCCCCGAACTTCGACGGCGAGACGTTCGCGAGCGAGACCTGGCCGGGCATCCTCCTGCGCTCCTCACAGGCTCCGGTCGTGGACCAGATCCGGCTCTCCCCGCTCAGCAGGCCGGTCCCACCCCCGGCCACCTGA
- a CDS encoding trimeric intracellular cation channel family protein: MTWVQLAMDLAGVFFFAMSGSLLAARRRFDIVGSLMLGTCVGLGGGILRDLVIGQGVPNAFASPVYLLPPVLATVLVYRFAASEHRYAGALTVFDAAGMALFCISGTQIALEAGLNPVAAAILGLISAVGGGVIRDVVANEDPQLFHPRGLYAIAALLGAGLTSAAESIGWMNAGTGLGIAVLVFALRMVSLRYRWEIPLAARRPRERDRAATAG, translated from the coding sequence TTGACCTGGGTACAGCTCGCCATGGACCTGGCGGGAGTCTTCTTCTTCGCGATGTCGGGTTCGCTGCTGGCCGCCCGCCGGCGGTTCGACATCGTGGGCTCACTGATGCTCGGCACCTGCGTGGGGCTCGGCGGCGGGATCCTGCGCGACCTCGTCATCGGGCAAGGTGTGCCCAACGCGTTCGCGTCCCCCGTCTACCTGCTGCCCCCGGTGCTCGCCACCGTCCTCGTGTACCGGTTCGCCGCGAGCGAGCACCGGTACGCGGGCGCCCTGACGGTGTTCGACGCGGCGGGCATGGCGCTGTTCTGCATCAGCGGCACGCAGATCGCGCTGGAGGCCGGGCTGAACCCGGTGGCGGCCGCGATCCTCGGGCTGATCAGCGCGGTCGGCGGCGGCGTGATCCGGGACGTCGTGGCCAACGAGGACCCGCAGCTCTTCCACCCGCGTGGCCTCTACGCCATCGCGGCGCTGCTCGGCGCCGGGCTGACCAGTGCCGCCGAGTCGATCGGCTGGATGAACGCGGGCACGGGGCTGGGGATCGCCGTGCTCGTGTTCGCGCTGCGGATGGTGTCGCTGCGCTACCGCTGGGAGATCCCGCTCGCGGCCCGTCGGCCGCGGGAGCGTGACCGGGCCGCGACGGCGGGCTGA
- a CDS encoding glycoside hydrolase family 127 protein: MTHTHAASAAPPPPPPGTVPDEVRAAGRLARPVAPATSRRGAGLGEARIDGGFWANLLEVNAHATLRHCRDWMERLGWIANFDHVAAGTTADAERPGWQFSDSEVYKLLEALAWEHGRTGDARADAMFEALAARVVAAQDDDGYLNTCYGHAGQPARYTDLSAGHELYCTGHLLQAAVARIRTTTAAAEPAVADPLVTAAIRAADHVCREFRPGAREQVCGHPEIEVGLAELGRALGEPRYTAQAALFVERRGRGTLAPIALLGPQYFQDDVPVRDADVWRGHAVRALYLAAAAVDVAVDTDDAGLLAAVERQWTRSVERRTHLTGGMGSRHQDEGFGDDWELPADRAYCETCAGIASVMVSWRLLLATDDVRYADLIERTLYNVVATSPRADGRAFFYANPLQQRTPGGDLLPDEVNPRAEGGVRAPWFDVSCCPTNVARTLASLPAYTATVDGDVVTLAQYAPGHLRIALDGGSTLGLRVTTRYPADGHVHVEVTAAPARPVTLRLRVPHWAGGASCTAPRAAGAGHGDPQPVQPGWAEVRRGFAVGDAVTLDLPSAPRLTWPDPRVDALRGTVAVERGPLVLCLESHDLPDGADLADARLDPSAPPAAHDDGATARVHLAPPPRPPEGRPPFTTEPGGTGPAGAATDVVLIPYHRWAERGPAAMRVFVPTR, encoded by the coding sequence GTGACCCACACCCACGCGGCTTCAGCCGCTCCCCCGCCACCACCGCCCGGCACCGTGCCGGACGAGGTCCGTGCCGCCGGACGGCTCGCGCGCCCCGTCGCGCCGGCCACGTCACGGCGCGGCGCCGGTCTCGGCGAGGCACGGATCGACGGCGGTTTCTGGGCGAACCTCCTGGAGGTCAACGCCCACGCCACCCTGCGCCACTGCCGGGACTGGATGGAGCGGCTGGGCTGGATCGCGAACTTCGACCACGTCGCGGCCGGGACCACCGCCGACGCCGAGCGCCCCGGCTGGCAGTTCTCCGACTCGGAGGTCTACAAGCTGCTGGAGGCCCTCGCGTGGGAGCACGGGCGCACGGGCGACGCCCGGGCGGACGCGATGTTCGAGGCGCTCGCCGCCCGCGTGGTCGCCGCCCAGGACGACGACGGCTACCTCAACACCTGCTACGGGCACGCCGGGCAGCCGGCCCGCTACACGGACCTCTCCGCGGGTCACGAGCTCTACTGCACGGGCCACCTCCTGCAGGCCGCGGTGGCCCGGATCCGCACGACGACGGCAGCGGCAGAACCCGCCGTCGCCGACCCGCTCGTGACCGCCGCGATCCGGGCCGCCGACCATGTCTGCCGCGAGTTCCGGCCCGGCGCCCGCGAGCAGGTGTGCGGCCACCCCGAGATCGAGGTCGGCCTCGCCGAGCTCGGGCGCGCGCTCGGCGAGCCGCGGTACACCGCACAGGCCGCCCTGTTCGTCGAGCGCCGCGGCCGCGGCACCCTCGCCCCGATCGCACTGCTCGGCCCGCAGTACTTCCAGGACGACGTCCCGGTCCGGGACGCCGACGTCTGGCGCGGGCACGCGGTGCGCGCCCTCTACCTGGCCGCGGCCGCCGTCGACGTCGCGGTCGACACGGACGACGCCGGCCTGCTGGCCGCCGTCGAGCGCCAGTGGACCCGCTCCGTGGAGCGCCGCACCCACCTCACCGGCGGCATGGGCTCGCGCCACCAGGACGAGGGCTTCGGCGACGACTGGGAGCTGCCCGCCGACCGCGCCTACTGCGAGACCTGCGCCGGCATCGCGTCCGTCATGGTCTCCTGGCGTCTTCTCCTGGCCACCGACGACGTCCGCTACGCCGATCTCATCGAGCGCACGCTCTACAACGTCGTCGCCACCTCCCCCCGCGCGGACGGCCGCGCGTTCTTCTACGCCAACCCGCTCCAGCAGCGCACCCCGGGCGGCGACCTCCTGCCCGACGAGGTGAACCCGCGGGCCGAGGGCGGGGTCCGCGCCCCGTGGTTCGACGTGTCCTGCTGCCCCACCAACGTCGCCCGCACGCTCGCGTCGTTGCCCGCCTACACGGCCACCGTCGACGGCGACGTGGTCACGCTCGCCCAGTACGCCCCCGGTCACCTCCGGATCGCCCTGGACGGCGGCAGCACGCTCGGCCTGCGCGTCACCACGCGCTACCCCGCCGACGGCCACGTGCACGTGGAGGTCACCGCGGCGCCCGCCCGCCCCGTCACGCTGCGCCTGCGCGTCCCCCACTGGGCGGGCGGTGCGTCCTGCACCGCCCCGCGCGCCGCCGGGGCCGGGCACGGCGACCCGCAGCCCGTCCAGCCCGGCTGGGCCGAGGTGCGCCGCGGGTTCGCCGTCGGCGACGCCGTCACGCTCGACCTGCCCTCCGCTCCGCGACTCACCTGGCCCGACCCGCGGGTGGACGCCCTGCGCGGCACCGTCGCGGTCGAGCGCGGCCCGCTCGTGCTCTGCCTCGAGTCGCACGACCTGCCCGACGGCGCCGACCTCGCCGACGCGCGCCTCGACCCGTCCGCCCCGCCCGCCGCGCACGACGACGGCGCGACGGCGCGCGTGCACCTCGCACCTCCTCCGCGGCCCCCGGAGGGCCGGCCGCCGTTCACGACGGAGCCCGGTGGCACCGGTCCGGCGGGCGCCGCCACCGACGTCGTGCTCATCCCCTACCACCGTTGGGCCGAGCGCGGCCCGGCGGCCATGCGGGTCTTCGTACCGACCCGCTGA
- a CDS encoding glycoside hydrolase family 16 protein, whose translation MRAIPRSRAVATVVTALSGVALLATGAAAVGSAAGQSADVAGQAEAAAEQLVWSDEFDGAAGSAPNPANWNHETGDHGWGNNELQNYTDSRDNSALDGNGNLVITARQEAGGGYTSARMTTKDKVEPRYGRVEARIQIPRGQGIWPAFWMLGAQFPDTPWPDSGEIDIMENVGYEPHLVHGTLHGPGYSGGGGVGGAYQHPQGWSFADDFHTFAIDWSPDRITWSVDGNDYMTRTPADVPGNWVYNQPFFMILNVAVGGDWPGYPDGTTQFPQQMRVDYVRVYDTDGGGTGGSGTVTASNGMCVDVAWADTANGTPVQLAWCNGNAAQDWTFAADGSVRALGKCLDVSGGGTAPGTPVQLWDCNGTGAQQWAADGGALRNPQSGLCLQPVGRVQNDGTHLEIAGCDGSSVQRWTTP comes from the coding sequence ATGCGAGCCATCCCCCGATCCCGGGCGGTCGCCACCGTCGTCACCGCCCTGTCCGGCGTCGCACTTCTCGCGACCGGCGCCGCGGCCGTCGGTTCGGCCGCCGGCCAGTCCGCGGACGTCGCCGGCCAGGCCGAGGCCGCCGCCGAGCAGCTCGTCTGGTCCGACGAGTTCGACGGCGCCGCGGGATCCGCCCCGAATCCCGCCAACTGGAACCACGAGACCGGCGACCACGGCTGGGGCAACAACGAACTGCAGAACTACACCGACAGCCGCGACAACTCCGCGCTCGACGGCAACGGCAACCTCGTCATCACCGCCCGCCAGGAGGCCGGTGGCGGCTACACCTCGGCACGCATGACCACCAAGGACAAGGTGGAACCGCGGTACGGCCGCGTCGAGGCGCGCATCCAGATCCCCCGCGGCCAGGGCATCTGGCCGGCCTTCTGGATGCTCGGCGCGCAGTTCCCCGACACGCCGTGGCCGGACTCCGGCGAGATCGACATCATGGAGAACGTCGGCTACGAGCCCCACCTCGTGCACGGCACGCTCCACGGGCCGGGCTACTCCGGGGGCGGAGGGGTCGGCGGCGCCTACCAGCACCCGCAGGGCTGGTCCTTCGCCGACGACTTCCACACCTTCGCCATCGACTGGTCCCCCGACCGGATCACCTGGTCCGTCGACGGCAACGACTACATGACGCGCACCCCCGCCGACGTCCCGGGCAACTGGGTCTACAACCAGCCCTTCTTCATGATCCTGAACGTCGCCGTCGGCGGGGACTGGCCCGGCTACCCCGACGGCACCACCCAGTTCCCGCAGCAGATGCGCGTCGACTACGTCCGCGTCTACGACACCGACGGCGGCGGGACCGGCGGCAGCGGCACGGTGACGGCGAGCAACGGCATGTGCGTGGACGTCGCCTGGGCGGACACGGCGAACGGCACGCCCGTCCAGCTCGCGTGGTGCAACGGCAACGCGGCCCAGGACTGGACGTTCGCCGCCGACGGCTCGGTGCGCGCGCTCGGCAAGTGCCTCGACGTGTCCGGGGGCGGCACCGCCCCGGGGACGCCGGTCCAGCTCTGGGACTGCAACGGCACCGGGGCGCAGCAGTGGGCCGCCGACGGCGGGGCGCTGCGCAACCCGCAGTCGGGGCTGTGCCTCCAGCCCGTGGGCAGGGTGCAGAACGACGGCACGCACCTGGAGATCGCCGGCTGCGACGGCAGCTCCGTCCAGCGCTGGACCACGCCCTGA
- a CDS encoding CapA family protein, translating to MASRVTPAPGTPRRPTRPAAALVALTALLACAGCTTAPGAAPEGSHASAVARTQAAEASPDPVHERGTRRHEKPARFTLVAAGDVLPHGPLNDSATRDGTIDYTPLLAGLDPWVRRADLALCHLEAPVAPPGTTPTGYPAFGAPRELVRDLAEQGWDGCSTASNHSMDRGVDGIEATLEAFDKAGLGHVGTARRARERSPQRYTLDRAGRPVTVAHLSATYGLNGFSVPDDQPWAVDLLNADRVIREAAAAREDGAQLVVVSMHAGLEYLAEPTDEQRAFARKLAASREVDLIIGHHAHIPQRIARLDGGPGGSGMWVAYGLGNMISNQSSECCDARTTNGVLLTATVTQSEPGTAARVTGVEWTATTVDRAAGHRLRALVDAIDDPGSGRLSEAELRGRMAAVRDAVGGTARERTAPPTPTGGEPRISR from the coding sequence GTGGCTTCTCGCGTGACACCGGCGCCCGGCACACCCCGGCGCCCCACCCGGCCGGCGGCCGCTCTCGTGGCGCTGACCGCGCTCCTCGCGTGCGCCGGGTGCACCACCGCGCCCGGTGCCGCACCGGAGGGCTCCCACGCCTCCGCCGTCGCGCGGACGCAAGCGGCTGAGGCGTCACCGGACCCCGTGCACGAGCGCGGGACGCGGCGCCACGAGAAGCCCGCGCGGTTCACGCTCGTCGCGGCGGGCGACGTCCTGCCGCACGGCCCGCTCAACGACAGCGCGACGCGGGACGGCACCATCGACTACACCCCGCTCCTGGCCGGTCTCGACCCCTGGGTGCGGCGTGCCGACCTGGCGCTGTGCCATCTGGAGGCACCTGTCGCCCCTCCCGGCACCACGCCGACCGGGTATCCCGCGTTCGGGGCGCCGAGGGAACTGGTCCGGGACCTCGCGGAGCAGGGCTGGGACGGCTGCTCGACGGCGTCGAACCACTCGATGGACCGGGGCGTCGACGGGATCGAGGCGACCCTCGAGGCATTCGACAAGGCCGGCCTGGGCCATGTGGGCACCGCCCGCCGCGCCCGGGAGCGCAGCCCGCAGCGCTACACGCTCGATCGCGCCGGACGCCCGGTCACGGTCGCCCACCTGTCGGCCACCTACGGGCTCAACGGGTTCTCCGTCCCGGACGACCAGCCGTGGGCGGTGGATCTGCTGAACGCCGACCGGGTCATCCGCGAGGCGGCCGCCGCCCGCGAGGACGGCGCGCAGCTCGTGGTGGTGAGCATGCACGCCGGGCTCGAGTACCTGGCCGAGCCCACGGACGAGCAGCGGGCGTTCGCGCGGAAGCTCGCGGCCTCACGCGAGGTCGACCTGATCATCGGGCACCACGCGCACATCCCCCAGCGCATCGCGCGGCTCGACGGCGGCCCCGGCGGCTCCGGGATGTGGGTGGCCTACGGGCTCGGGAACATGATCTCGAACCAGAGCTCGGAGTGCTGCGACGCGCGGACCACGAACGGCGTGCTGCTGACGGCGACCGTGACCCAGTCCGAGCCGGGAACGGCCGCCCGCGTCACCGGCGTCGAATGGACGGCCACCACCGTGGACCGGGCCGCGGGCCACCGGCTGCGGGCGCTCGTCGACGCGATCGACGACCCGGGCTCCGGGCGCCTCTCCGAGGCCGAGCTACGGGGTCGCATGGCCGCGGTCCGCGACGCCGTCGGCGGCACCGCCCGGGAGCGCACGGCACCGCCCACCCCGACGGGCGGGGAACCCCGGATCTCACGCTGA
- a CDS encoding GNAT family N-acetyltransferase has translation MLIAVDSPVRADVQGLLDEHLSDMHATSPPESVHALDHSALLAPSITFWSARDDDGALLGCVALSELTPTHGEVKSMRTAVPARGRGVGAALVRHALAEARSRGYLRLSLETGSQEFFAPARRLYARHGFTECGPFASYGPDPVSTFMTLTL, from the coding sequence ATGCTGATCGCTGTCGACTCGCCCGTGCGCGCTGACGTGCAGGGCCTTCTGGACGAGCATCTCTCGGACATGCACGCCACGTCGCCGCCCGAGAGCGTGCACGCCCTCGACCACTCCGCCCTGCTCGCGCCGTCGATCACGTTCTGGTCGGCGCGGGACGACGACGGAGCGCTGCTGGGGTGCGTCGCGCTGAGCGAGCTCACGCCCACGCACGGCGAGGTCAAGTCCATGCGGACGGCCGTGCCGGCCCGCGGCCGGGGCGTCGGGGCCGCGCTCGTGCGGCACGCGCTCGCCGAGGCCCGGTCGCGTGGTTACCTCCGGCTGAGCCTGGAGACGGGGTCCCAGGAGTTCTTCGCGCCCGCACGGCGCCTGTACGCGCGGCACGGCTTCACGGAGTGCGGCCCGTTCGCGAGCTACGGGCCCGACCCGGTGAGCACCTTCATGACACTTACCCTCTAG